One window of the Peptacetobacter hiranonis genome contains the following:
- a CDS encoding cation transporter, which translates to MITERKEKQILMLSFLSGLLFAIAEFIFAIYSHSQSALTDAVYDASELVFIALLLFLTPLFHKPVSEKHPYGYFQVESIFVIIKSVMMLSVTMGVSAEVLDSALSGGNIVNNAQVSIFQCCLGVASIIIFLIMKRLNRNLSSPTIEAELLGWKLDIVYSMGMALAFLVSLYLKKTPLGFISPYFDQIVAVVVMVFMLPESIKVLWRAVKDVFLFSPNKVYMDEVKAICNPILDEYNFNPVFFDITKTGRHLWIAVYFRIEATSLEVASLSSAVSEVNEIMQEKFQECTCELILVP; encoded by the coding sequence ATGATAACTGAAAGAAAAGAAAAACAGATTTTAATGTTGTCCTTTTTATCGGGACTTTTATTTGCTATTGCAGAGTTTATTTTTGCTATTTACAGCCACTCTCAATCAGCACTTACAGATGCCGTATACGACGCATCAGAGCTTGTGTTTATCGCATTGCTCCTATTTTTAACCCCATTATTCCATAAACCTGTATCTGAAAAGCATCCATATGGGTATTTTCAGGTAGAGTCGATATTTGTCATAATCAAAAGTGTTATGATGCTATCCGTAACTATGGGTGTATCTGCAGAAGTATTAGATTCTGCTTTATCAGGCGGAAATATTGTAAATAATGCACAGGTTTCAATATTCCAATGTTGTCTTGGAGTAGCGAGTATTATAATTTTCCTTATTATGAAAAGATTAAATCGCAACCTATCTTCACCTACAATTGAGGCAGAGTTGCTCGGTTGGAAGCTAGATATAGTGTACAGTATGGGTATGGCGCTTGCTTTTTTAGTGTCTTTATATCTGAAAAAAACGCCACTTGGCTTCATATCTCCATACTTTGACCAGATTGTAGCCGTAGTTGTTATGGTATTCATGCTGCCAGAAAGTATAAAAGTCTTGTGGAGAGCTGTTAAAGACGTATTTTTATTCTCGCCAAATAAGGTTTATATGGATGAAGTGAAAGCAATTTGCAACCCTATTTTAGATGAATACAACTTCAACCCTGTATTTTTTGATATTACAAAAACAGGACGTCACTTGTGGATCGCGGTTTATTTCAGAATTGAAGCTACTAGTTTAGAAGTTGCTAGTTTATCAAGTGCAGTATCAGAGGTAAATGAAATTATGCAAGAAAAATTCCAGGAATGTACTTGTGAACTTATTCTTGTTCCATAA
- a CDS encoding GNAT family N-acetyltransferase yields the protein MRVKPKEFDLNGRKLVLRNAEEDEAEMLLKYLKQVYAETPFLIQEPDEITFTIDDEKKYIKENNDSDSDLLLIGMLDGKHVGNCSLMGNHARRLKHRTSLGIVLYLEYTGLGIGKIMIEEVCKIAKENGIEQVELEVAANNRNAISLYEKLGFEKVGTLPNNMKYADGTYTDVHFMVKYL from the coding sequence ATGAGAGTTAAACCAAAAGAATTTGATTTAAACGGACGCAAGTTGGTTCTTAGAAATGCAGAGGAAGATGAAGCTGAGATGCTTTTAAAATATTTAAAGCAAGTCTACGCAGAAACACCTTTTTTAATTCAAGAGCCAGACGAGATCACTTTTACAATAGATGATGAAAAGAAATATATAAAAGAAAATAACGACTCCGATTCAGATTTGCTGCTTATCGGTATGCTAGACGGAAAACATGTTGGAAACTGCTCCCTTATGGGTAATCATGCGAGAAGACTAAAACATAGGACAAGTCTTGGAATTGTTTTGTATCTTGAATATACAGGACTTGGTATTGGAAAAATTATGATTGAAGAAGTTTGTAAAATAGCTAAAGAGAACGGAATTGAACAGGTTGAACTTGAGGTTGCTGCAAATAATAGAAATGCTATTTCTCTTTATGAGAAGTTAGGGTTTGAAAAGGTAGGGACTTTACCAAATAATATGAAATACGCTGATGGAACATATACTGATGTGCATTTCATGGTGAAATATTTATAA